GTGATTCCTTCAGCTTTCAGTTTCACGAAGTTATTAGTGTGCTGTTCGATTTGGTCGTTTACACAAAAGAACCACATTGTTCAATTTGTTGTCACAATGTCTCTACTGAAAATTGTATTATTTGGATTAACCATGCTGTACAAGTTGTAGTCACAAAGTcctgtaatttgtttttctcaaaacccgtaacaaaaaaatatcatctcagcacaaaaaaaaaatccttcagAAGTCAATCCTGCATTGTGATTGTCAACTCCGACAAGAGAATGAACAGGTCACGTCGCGGCagtggcagcagcagccgccctCATGAGCATGAGCCTTCTCCTCGCGTGAGCGCTCGCGCTCGCGTTCTCCCCGAGCGCAGCAAGGTGGAgcatccgccgcctcgccgccgccgcggccacggccacgtcgtcctccacggccgccgccgccggcgagctcgagctctccTCCCCGGCATCATCATACACTTCGCCGTCCAGCTCGGCGTGCCGCGTCGCCCGCCTCAGCCGCTCGACCACCTCCGCCATCGCGGGGCGGTCCTTGCCGTGCTTCGCgaggcagccggcggcgagctcggcgaccTCCCTGGCCGCTCTCACGGAGTACCTCCCCTGCAGCCTCCCGTCCATGATCCGGCCGAACCGCGGGCTCCCGGCGGGGTGCCGCCGCACCCACTCGAGGAGCTTCTGCTCGTCCTTGGGCCGACTCTTGTCGATCGaccgccggccggcgaggatCTCGTACAGCACAACGCCGAAGCTCCACACGTCGCTCTTGGTCGTGAGGTGCCCCGTCCGGACGTAGTCCGGTGCCGCGTAGCCGTACGTCCCCATCACCTGATCCACCAAAGCCAAAACGGATTCATTTCTGAAGAATTCAGAAGTGATATGATCCGTGTTGAGTTGACACATTTTCTGAACTGTGATGTTTGCACATACCGCTGTGGAGACATGTGTCTGACCTTCTGATGGCCCTTCCCTTGCTAATCCGAAATCTGACAGTTTGGGTCTGAACTCATCATCCAGCAGCACATTTGCAGCCTTGAAATCACGGTATATGATCTGACAAACAAGGAAAATCAGGTGAAAATGGTGTGTTTTCTGATGAAGACGCGCAGTTTTTCGGAGAAGATGTGGATTACCTGAAACTCCAGGCCCTCGTGGAGGTACAGTAACCCCTCGGCAGCGCCCAGCGCGATCTGCAGCCTGACGCCCCACGGGAGGACGGGGTGGGATCGGTCGAACAGGTGGTCGTCCAGCGTCTTATTCGGCACGAACTCGTACACCAGCAGCCGCTGCGGGCCTCGCTCCGTCTGCGCCGCGCAGTAGCCGAGGAGGTTGACGAGGTTGGGGTGCTCCACGACGCCCAGCAGCTGCACCTCGGCGAGCCACTCCTTGTGCCCCTGCACGAGCACGATACAATGGAGTCGTCACAAATGGCGGAAGCGGTCGAGATCAACCGGGAGCGTGTCGTCATGTGTGTGCGTGCCTGGCGGCTGTCGGGGTTGAGCCTCTTGACGGCGACGGGGGTGCCGTGGGGCGGCTCGCCGGGGAGGCGGAGGACGCCGCGGTAGACGCACCCGAAGCCGCCCCGGCCGACCATGAGCAGCGGGCTGAAGTCGCCCGTGGCGCCGCGGAGCTCGCGGAGAGCGAGCTCGCGGGGGGCGCCCTGCCTCGCCTCGTACGGCTCCGGGGTGCTCACCGCCGAGGAGCTCGCCGACGGCCTCGTGCTCGCCCACGACGACGTGCACgtgctcggcgcggcggctggcaCGGACACGTTCGAGCACGCATCGGTGgaaacggcggcagcggcactcGGGGAGGGCGGagccggtgccggcgccggcgccgccacctccggccGTCTCTTGCTCCTGCGCTTGTCCTGGAAGAGGCACATGCAGCCCATTTCTTGGAGGAAGAAGCCCGGCTGCTACCACAATTTCAGGTACTTCAAGAACTCAGAGGTTGCAGAGAAAAAGATCACGCATTGGTGATTAAAACAGAGACATTTTCTATTTCTTCTGTTGCTCGACAATGACTTGTCTGTACTTCTACGTGATTAAAATCCAACCAGGAGAAGGCCAAGAGCAAAGAGAACACAGTGGAAGGAAGAACCAATCGATCAGAGAAGAAAAATCCAGCAAAGCCAGATTTCTGCCAGATGGAAGAGAAATCCAACAGTAGACAGCTGCCGATCACAAGAAACTCAATGGCAGCAGATGCTCAAGAGGAGACATGCCTCCAAATGGCCGAATCGTTTGATACAACAGTCATGGACCATGAACTGTGTACTGCCTACCGTGATCCGGCTGACCGGCTCCGAAGAATCAAAGTGCTCAACCAGTCAGTTCTCAGTCACCTCCCCTGCCAACCTCTTTATCCTTCTTGCTTTTGCTCGAAGCAAGCAGAACGCACACACGGTTTCCTGCTAATCTGCATTCTGCAAGCATCATGGGTGTTTGAAAtgttcaaacttcaaacattACGGCGTCCATTGGATCATCAACACTACAGGATGCGGAAAGATATCCGCAGCCACATCTCTGGCtttctcccaagtcccaaccaccgcctcctctccctcgacCGCTGCCTGAACCACGAGAGGATGACTAGATGATCCCACACGGCACACTACATTGATGTTGCTAATaacatccttttttttcttcctctttgTGCTCATCTAGTCATCTCTCGTTCTCTTTTTTCATTCTTGGAAATCTGCACCCGGTTGACAAGAATTATTGACTGCCGAACAGTGATGTACTTCAACGTATTGACCCGGATACGTCGTTGTTGGCCTGCTCGGTGAGCTATCTATGTCCTGACTTTTTGCTTCACTCTGTGTCCATCTTGACCTGCATGGCTGACTATCTTGTCGTTCGGTCCAAAAACCGGCGCCTTATGAGCGGAGGACAGGATAAATGATGTCCCAAATTATCACAGCAAAACAGATTCCTGCCGCAGGTAAGGGCATATACAACGGTATTTATTAATGGTCTCTCTATTGCCATgcaaataaatttaatatatcGAAGAAAGATAAACGAgtatggttgttatgcatgacagCGGCTTatagtcgactcttagcatttataaGAGCAATTTTTGTTGTATGGCggtgaaagaaaggaaaaaaaagtaagaaaaagtattttgatacattaatgattagagacTATGTTGTCTCTAACTGTTGTAAGATGCTAGTCTCTAGGTAATGTAGAGTTCATATCTGACTCTACCTTTGTACACGTCCTAAGCTAATCTAGTAGAGTATTTCTTCAGACTCCAAATACTATAGTCAATAACACGTGCATTGGCACGGGTTATATACTTTACTAGTACTATGTATGTTCCATGTGTTGCACTTGCAAGGGGATATAGAGTAAAACGAAtgaatggttttataaaaaatcatttttttttctattatggTTTTCTAGCGGATCTATTCTCACGTGGAAGAGAATTTTTTACCATTCTTGAGGTACCACGAGGTACCAGGTACTAAGAGGTACCAACTTTGTCTATCCATCCGTTTGCAAAGGATACGATCGGAATAACACGTGTGGTAACCCTTCGCTCTGCATCCTCGTCTTAATTTGCTCTGGGCACCGGTGACGTCCGCGGACGGCGCGGCCTCGCCTTTCCTCCAGGGTGCCATCGGGCGTCCGTCCATCGTTGCGGCCTTCGATCCAAggcgccacctccatccgtCCAGTGCGCCGCCGGGACTGCCGGCCATCGATCCAGGGCGTCGTTGCTTCACAAAGACAGCCTCCCCGCTTCTTCTGCTAGCCATCTCCACCCTCCCCGCTGCAGGGCACCGTTGCCTTCCTCTTTCAGCCATCTCCGCCCCCTTTGCTCCTGGTCATCGTGTTCGCCCCAACTCCACACAGCACCAGTGAGTACGGATCCAAATTAAGCTCCACACTTTGTCAGTCATGCCATGTCCATAGCATGCAGAGTGGTTTGTTATTCtaagccttgtttagttccaaagttttttttttccaaacttccaacttttcatcacatcaaactttttatacacacaacttttctatcacatcgtaccaattttaaccaaacttccaaacttcagtgtgaactaaacacagccctagtaGCTCGCATGAAGTGAGTCTTCAGTATTTTAGAAGTGCCAAAGTCTGTTTCTGGAACTCTGAACCTTCTGAAACTCACCTGAAGTGGAAGTGTGGAACTCTAAATTTTCTTTAGTGTAGTATTCAGGTAGTACACAATGCTTATTCAGATCTTGTTTGTGGAACATAGGATTTGTTAGGAATTTACATCAGACATGTATTCAGAACTTTTTGAGGACGGCTGATCTTCAAGCTCCCTGTTCCTTCTTTAGATGATTATTGGAGTATTGTTCTTGAAAAGGCTCTTTCGTAAGCCCTTTTGTAAGTAATTATGATTCAGCGCATATTTGATGCAATTGGTTTGCAAACAAAGCTCTGGTTTGCAAGactactagtttttttttttgcatcaggCCTCTGAATACGTGGATTTATACTGCCTTCTCCAGTGAGAAGctttgggcctgtttggggagctttagattctgagaaacagctgtttggtagccagcttctgagaatctggaaaagctctgaaacccagcttctccagcttctggcttcttagttcatttttcagaatctgtaactacagattctcagaagctgtggactatttggggcagcttctagcagaagcagcttttgggaaaagctgcagctgggacaagctccccCAAATAGGACTAAATTTGTCTGCTTCCAGAGTTCCAGTTGCCTTGCCGCATGTTGCTGGAGGCCTCAGCCTCGCCGTAGCCTGTAGCTACCGCCGCCCTGGCGCGATTGGCCTGGCAGCTGCCGGTGCCCTTGCGACGCCCTTCCTCACTCTAGCGGATTAGGGAGAAGAGACGAGGAGACGACGCCATCAGGATTGAATTGGCAAGGGGAGGAAGCGGGAGTGCCGACGGGATGGGACCCTGAAGCCGCCATTCCCCTCGGCTCACCTTCCCCGAGGTCTATACATACTAATAGGGAGGAGGGACTAGacccctcttcctccctccgGCCTCCCTCCGCTGTCGCCGAAGAacgggagaagaggaggaagaggggccGAACAAAAGAAGGGATTACAATAGCTTGATTAGGGGAAACTAGAGAGCTCTCCCGCCTGTTGAGTCTAGGCTTCAAGGATCAAAGTTCCAGTATTGAATTAGAAGAGGCCGAGGAGTAAGGTAGCTTACAAAGGAGGAAGGGAGGGTAATATACCATTAAACTTCGTTTTTATTCATTGCAATGCAAGTGCAGTATTTTGCTAGTACCATTAATCTTGAGTATTATATTGTTCGTGTTCCATATTATTTTCTCCAAAGAAAGACTCAACTGCCGAGTCTCCGGTCCCACATCCATAATTTCATCGACACCGACTTCAATTTACAGGGCAAAAACAAAATACAGTTCACGAAAAGACCAAAACGCCCTCTGCCTCGCAGGAGACCGGTCAACGCGTGAGACAAGTCTTGATGGCAATAGCGTAAATACGCCCGAACGCCCAGCGTCATCGCAGGATATACGCCTCGACCCGGAGATTACCTAGGCCAAAGGGTTCCGTTCCTTTCCGTGTTGCCTCCCACCGCAATCTCGTTTCGGCTCTCCGGCCCTCTCCTAGGGTTTCGATTCCTCGCCCCCTCGATCCTCGACGACGCGAGGTGCGTACGCCCATGGATTCTATAGCCTCGCCTTCCCTCCTCGATTCGATCCTTGGTCCATCTAAATCCGTCGTCTTTGTTTGGTGATCTGCAGgtggttttccttttttttttggttttgtttgTGAGAGTGGGGGGAGATGCCGCCGAAGGCTAGgaggggcgccgcggcggcggggaggaaggGGCCAGGGACGAGGGGCAGGCTGGTGAAGGCGCAGGCGGCCGTGGAGGAGGTGCCCGCCGAGGAGGTTAAGGCTGCGGAGGAGGCCCCGAAGGTGGAGGAGCAGAAGCGCCAGCCGTCACCGCCACTGCAGCAGCCGGCCGCGGAGGAGAAGGCCTCGTCCGACGCTGCAGCGAACGGCGCGAGCCACGGTGAAGGTATtgcttgcttcttcttcttctttcttttttttttttggtatagaTCGTTTATGTTGGGTTGTACTATGTCAGTTTTTTGGTATATTAAGATGATTGCTGCATTAGTGTATTTTTATGTGGGGTGCAATGAACGTCCGAAGTAGCATGTCATGGATGTCTTGTTATATTGACTGTTTTCCATTTAATCCTGGTTAGCATTGCTTATGGTCGCATGGTTTGCAGTTGGAATATTAGATCTATGAGATCATTTAGTACTGTTCCAACGGTTGGTCTTTGATTCAGTCTGAGTACATGGCATTGCCCTTCAACAAACAGCAACATTGATCTTTCCTAGTTTTATGCAAGCAAAACATAGTGAGAACCACTCTTAATAAAACATTGAAGATCATATGTTTATGGCAAAACATAAAAGATCGTATGTTTATACTTTATACTCATGGCTGTTTTTTTGGCTATATTTTTATTGGATAGCAGTTGCCCATGTAGTAAGGTTGTACTTATTTCATTTTTAGATGAGGGAACTACAAAAGAAACATATGAAGAGGATAAAGGTGAACGATTGGAATTTGAAGATGAACCAGAATATGAAGAGGAGGCTGCTGTGGACTACGATGAGAAGGACTTGGAGCAATATGAAGAGCAATACGAGGATGGTGATGAAGTGGTGGAATATACTGAAGATGTGATTGAAGAGGAGACGGATATGGTAGACGAGGAATTGGATGGTGGGGACGATGGGGAGGGTGAAGGATATGAAAATGCCGAAGAAGAGCATAATGTGGATGTGGAGGATGAAGAGCATCATGAAATGGTGAAAGAGCATCGCAAGCGGAAGGAGTTTGAAGTTTTTGTTGGTGGGCTTGATAAAGATGCAACAGAAAGCGATCTTAGGAAGGTTTTTGGTGAAGTTGGCGAGATCACTGAAGTTCGTTTGATGATGAACCCTGttacaaagaaaaataaaggcTTTGCCTTTCTGCGATATGCGACTGTAGAACAAGCAAGGCGGGCGGTGTCAGAGCTAAAGAATCCTTCGGTTGGTCTAAAGATatggatattttatattatggTGTGTTATTATTATAAGTAATAATCTCATAATTCATTAAATGCTGTAGGTGAGAGGCAAACAATGTGGTGTTGCTCCTAGTCATGACAACGATACTCTTTTTGTGGGCAATATCTGCAAGACATGGACTAAAGAACATGTAAGATGCTGaaacagtttttcttttttcctattCTGTTGTTACCTGAATAATAACTTATTTGGGCATGTACAGCTGAAGGAGAAACTCAAGAGTTACGGTGTTGAGAATTTTGATGATCTACTATTAGTTGAGGACAGCAATAATCCAGGAATGAATCGTGGGTATGCTTTACTTGAGTTTTCTACTCGCCCTGAAGCAATGGATGCTTTTAGGCGATTGCAGAAGAGGGATGTAGTTTTTGGAGTTGATCGTAGTGCAAAGGTTTCCTTTGCTGATTCCTACCCCGAAGTTGACGATGAAATAATGGCACAGGTAACcacttattttggtgcttttgttTGTTGATGTTGCAAATTTGATTAAATCTGTTGAATCCTTATTCTGGTTCTTTGGTTCAGGTTAGAACTGTATTTATTGATGGCCTTCCTCCCTCATGGGATGAAGATCGTGTCAAGAAGTACCTTAAAAAATATGGAGCTATTGAGAAAGTTGAACTAGCCCGAAATATGCCAGCAGCCAAGAGAAAGGATTTTGGGTTTGTTACTTTTGATACACATGATAATGCTGTTGCATGTGCTGATGGGATAACTAATTCTGAGATTGGTGAAGGTGACAGCAAGGTCTGTTTCCCCAACTGAGTTTGATGGGTCTTTTTTACTGTCTACTCATTCTGTTGGACATGAACTAATATTACACAACACCTTGCTACTTGATGGTTCAGGCAAAAGTGAGAGCCAGATTGTCGAGACCATTGCAGAGACCTCCTAGAATGAAGCATGGATTAAGAGGAAATTTTAGGGTTGGGCAGGGTGCTCCTCGAGGTGGACGTTTTGCATATGATCGTCCTCCTCCACTTCGCCGGCCTCCACCTCGTCTTTTAAGACCCGATGTTAGTCGCTTACCACCACCGGTCAGGAGCCGCCCACTGAAGAGGCCAGTAGATATTAGAGATAGGCGCCCTGTTATGTCAATACCAGATAGAGTTAGGCGTTTGCCTCCACCCGAGAGATCATATGACAGAAGGCCCCCAGGTGTGCAGATGTTATGTGCAatctattctctctctctcttcttttgctGTGCAAACCACTGTAGGTCACTTTTTCATACTTCATCTGTTTACAGCTCCTGTGTACCCAAAGAGAAGCCCAAGGAGAGAATATGGAAGGCGTGATGAACTTCCTCCGCCAAGAAGCAGAGCTACCTTTGGTGACTATAGTTCAAGAGTTCCAGTGGATAGACGCCCCTATAGGGATGATTATTCACCCCGGGGGTCAGCCTATTCGGACCTAGGTCCTCGTAGTGCTCCCCGCCTTTCTGATAGGCGAGCATATATTGATGATGGTTATGGAGGGAAGATTGACCGTCCTTTACCAACATATAGGGAGGGCCGTGGTCGTGATTATGATACAATGTCTGGTTCAAAACGCTCATATGCTGAGATGGTGAGGGCAGTTAATTATTGTTCTCTTGTGTTTCATGCTTTCTCCTCATATTCCTCAGCCAACTAAGACATTGCTATTGTTATGTCAGGATGATGTGCCACCTCGATATCATGACATTAGTGTTCGTCAGTCTAAGGCACGCTTAGACTATGATGTTGGTGGCAGCAGTGCCCGGTATGCAGATACATATAGCGAGAGGTTGGTGTACATTTTGAAATGTTCCTTCTCtttgcttatatatatatatattttaatatctTACCTGTACATTGCTTGTTTTTGAAGGCTTGGACGATCACATGCGGGATACAGTGGTGGCAGATCTGTCTCTGGTCATGATCCAGTGTACAGTAGTGGTCGGCATGGCATGAGTTATGGAGGTATATGCTCTTGAACGCTCTGTTGTGTTAGGGTACCTGTGCTCACGTGCTCAATATATATTAGATATCTATTCTCACACCATTTGGTGTTTCACCTTTTCAGGTTCCGCAAGCAGTAATGATGCTGGTGGAATGTACTCATCAAATTTCAGTGGTAGCTACATGTCTCGTGGGTCTGATGTGAGTCTTCATCAAAATGTTATCTCCAGCTCATTATCTATATCAATTTTTGTTGGCCCAAGCTTTCTATCATGTTGGTTTCCCCAATTTATTCATATTTCTCTTTGTGCAGGTTGGTGGAAGTTCATATTCATCACTTTACTCAGGGCGTAATGTAGGTAGCAGCAGTGGCTACTATGGCGGTAGTGGTTCTAGTTCATATTACTGAGGTGCGTGTTCAATCTGAATCTGCTCTGTTTCTCCTTGAGTTTAAAATTGTCCTGCATAAAAGTTTTCATTGATGTctcacaccaccaccaccaccatcgctgCCATCATCGTCTTAACTGCTCACTTCAGAGAAGGCAAATGCTTCCCCTTCTATCAAACAAGGAACACCCTCCGTGATCAACCATGAATTGTTTTGATGGTACAGATTTTGCATCATATCGTCTATGGAACACACATGGCACCGTAGGAGGTTGGTGTAGGCCCCGGATTGTATGGAGCTCCTTAATTTAAGGCCTACGGACCTGGACAAGAAGTGGCAATTGTGTGTGGTGCTCCTGAATTAGACATGATCAAAGAAGTCAGAAACACCAAGTTGGTTAAAGCAATAGTCTTGTGGATGTTCTGGCTAGTTTCTTTAATGTAAGGCTTTGCTTTATTTGGTCAAGAATTGTGAACATAATCGCCAGCTATGGTATCTTGGCATGTTTACTTCCAGTGTTTCTAAACATTTTTGAGAGATATGGAGTGTTTCAGTAAAATAGTATTATGAGGTAGTTCCCTGAAATACATGGTGCCTTGAAGATCTCTTGTGATGTGCTGGCTGAAGATCAGACTTACAAATGAAGCCTTAGAAGGGGGCGCTTTGTGTAAGGCTGTTACTTCTGAAACATTTGGCATCTGCTCTCTAGTGGTTTGGTAATTTGCTGTGCCAAAAGATGATTGGTCAGACTGAAACTCTGGACTAGTTATTTGGTAACTGCTGAAAAATTGGATTTGTTGGTTGCTGAAATTGGGAGAAACCATTTATATGGCTCAAAGTAGTTCTTTCACCAAGCGATTACCTAGGCCTTGCCATAATAAGTTTAAGATAACAGAACCTGCAGTTACAGAACTATGATTATGGTCTTGGATTGCCGCTGTTGATTAGCAGCAGCATAGAATTCAGGGCACCCAGGTATATCTAACAAGCAATGCCATCATTGAGCACAACATTTCACTTGCTACTCGTTTCTGTAATTTCTGTCAAGTGCTGCATGGAGCATGGATAATATATCTTTGGGAAAGAAGTGGTAATTGGACAATTGCAAACTTTGAAGAAATTTGCAGGAAGCATGAAGCATGATGCACTGACTAAATaagtttcagaaaaaaataaatatggttTTGCTATGACACCTATGTTTGATTTACCATCATGATAACATGATAGTTATGGTATATTTGGGCCCTTTATCCCATTAGATGGAGATATATTTGGGCCAAATTTCTTACAACCAAATTTATTTTGTAACAATTTTTTGTAAATAGACAATTTTACCAAGATATTAACGCATTAGGGAACAAGTTCTCTGTTGATAGCTATAGGCAGTAGCGGATGCAATGTGTGTTCTAGTGAATTGGTGAAATTGATGGTTAATACTACCAAATACGAATTACACAGTATACAGAGAGCTGCAACAAACCTAGCAAACTTGTTAGTGTTAATACAACCATTCTCTGAGGTATAGGAAGGAGTTAATACAGTAAGTGACTGCATTGTCTGAAATTTACTCGATTCATCATATAAGTGATAATAACCATTATTGGATCCTGAGATCAAAGTTTGCATTTTTACACTTCAAATTTTTATGTGTGTACTACATTTGCCAGCCCTTGCAGTAACTAGAAATGTTTTAATATTTCTATCACTTCCTGTTTAGTGTGTTTGTTGGAGTAGGATCCCATAAGGGCAACCCACAATTATTTCAGATCTTGGTGAACTGCATTAGTTTATCATTTATGGATGGAAGATTGCACTATCCAGCACAGAGAGAAGGTATCGGTGAATTCGGATATTGGATTGAAATCTGAGGGAATCAGCACCATGTTGTTGGATAATTAGGTGCCTGTCTAAAatagaaggggaggaggggaaggaaggGACAGTTGGTTGAATTTAGTGGAATGAAGATAGCCAGAAAACAGCATGATCATAATTTTACAAGATAGACTATGGAAGCATTTTTGTTCAAGTAGCAAATGCAAAGCAACATAAACGATTTGTTTGAGGGCCTCGAATTGGTGAACAGAAAACTTAACCATACAGTTTAGTTGATTATTTCAGCTGCTTTAGCTACAAAACTATACTGATTTGAAGTAGAAAAGAACAAATACACATATTAATCTACTACATATCTATTGAATTATTAATATTTAATACAATGCATCTTTTATACCTTATGGTCACAAAGTTTCATTGCATTCATTTAGTTCAGTACTACTTTTTTGGTGATGGTATCTTCTAATTTTGACATCTGAATAGTTTCAGTAGAATCAACTGGCACATATATTTTATTAGTTCTGAATGCTATAGTGTATCTCTTGTTGATGTTTATCTCAGTTAAATCATGTctaataaattcattttatcCGCCTATTTTTCTGCTGTTTGCTTGGCCAAGTACTGGAGTACTTTATTTTTTCTCATGTGGTGTGAGATCGATTTGATACTGTAGCGGAGCACTGGCTTGGTTGTTTTAGAAGATGTGCTTTGACCTTATACTAGTAGATAGTGCAGTTGTTATACAAGATGCTGCTTGTTGCTGCACTACTATTTCGTCCATAACCTGGAAGGAACTGCTTCATGAGAGGTATACTAAACGCAGATCAGAGTtccttttttctcccttcttttttCTACTTTTCAGATTTGTAATGAGCATTGTAAGCAAGGGAACGGATTTCA
This window of the Oryza sativa Japonica Group chromosome 4, ASM3414082v1 genome carries:
- the LOC4336548 gene encoding probable serine/threonine-protein kinase PBL19 isoform X2 — its product is MGCMCLFQDKRRSKRRPEVAAPAPAPAPPSPSAAAAVSTDACSNVSVPAAAPSTCTSSWASTRPSASSSAVSTPEPYEARQGAPRELALRELRGATGDFSPLLMVGRGGFGCVYRGVLRLPGEPPHGTPVAVKRLNPDSRQGHKEWLAEVQLLGVVEHPNLVNLLGYCAAQTERGPQRLLVYEFVPNKTLDDHLFDRSHPVLPWGVRLQIALGAAEGLLYLHEGLEFQIIYRDFKAANVLLDDEFRPKLSDFGLAREGPSEGQTHVSTAVMGTYGYAAPDYVRTGHLTTKSDVWSFGVVLYEILAGRRSIDKSRPKDEQKLLEWVRRHPAGSPRFGRIMDGRLQGRYSVRAAREVAELAAGCLAKHGKDRPAMAEVVERLRRATRHAELDGEVYDDAGEESSSSPAAAAVEDDVAVAAAAARRRMLHLAALGENASASAHARRRLMLMRAAAAATAAT
- the LOC4336548 gene encoding probable serine/threonine-protein kinase PBL19 isoform X1, which produces MGCMCLFQDKRRSKRRPEVAAPAPAPAPPSPSAAAAVSTDACSNVSVPAAAPSTCTSSWASTRPSASSSAVSTPEPYEARQGAPRELALRELRGATGDFSPLLMVGRGGFGCVYRGVLRLPGEPPHGTPVAVKRLNPDSRQGHKEWLAEVQLLGVVEHPNLVNLLGYCAAQTERGPQRLLVYEFVPNKTLDDHLFDRSHPVLPWGVRLQIALGAAEGLLYLHEGLEFQIIYRDFKAANVLLDDEFRPKLSDFGLAREGPSEGQTHVSTAVCANITVQKMCQLNTDHITSEFFRNESVLALVDQVMGTYGYAAPDYVRTGHLTTKSDVWSFGVVLYEILAGRRSIDKSRPKDEQKLLEWVRRHPAGSPRFGRIMDGRLQGRYSVRAAREVAELAAGCLAKHGKDRPAMAEVVERLRRATRHAELDGEVYDDAGEESSSSPAAAAVEDDVAVAAAAARRRMLHLAALGENASASAHARRRLMLMRAAAAATAAT
- the LOC4336550 gene encoding uncharacterized protein, with amino-acid sequence MPPKARRGAAAAGRKGPGTRGRLVKAQAAVEEVPAEEVKAAEEAPKVEEQKRQPSPPLQQPAAEEKASSDAAANGASHGEDEGTTKETYEEDKGERLEFEDEPEYEEEAAVDYDEKDLEQYEEQYEDGDEVVEYTEDVIEEETDMVDEELDGGDDGEGEGYENAEEEHNVDVEDEEHHEMVKEHRKRKEFEVFVGGLDKDATESDLRKVFGEVGEITEVRLMMNPVTKKNKGFAFLRYATVEQARRAVSELKNPSVRGKQCGVAPSHDNDTLFVGNICKTWTKEHLKEKLKSYGVENFDDLLLVEDSNNPGMNRGYALLEFSTRPEAMDAFRRLQKRDVVFGVDRSAKVSFADSYPEVDDEIMAQVRTVFIDGLPPSWDEDRVKKYLKKYGAIEKVELARNMPAAKRKDFGFVTFDTHDNAVACADGITNSEIGEGDSKAKVRARLSRPLQRPPRMKHGLRGNFRVGQGAPRGGRFAYDRPPPLRRPPPRLLRPDVSRLPPPVRSRPLKRPVDIRDRRPVMSIPDRVRRLPPPERSYDRRPPAPVYPKRSPRREYGRRDELPPPRSRATFGDYSSRVPVDRRPYRDDYSPRGSAYSDLGPRSAPRLSDRRAYIDDGYGGKIDRPLPTYREGRGRDYDTMSGSKRSYAEMDDVPPRYHDISVRQSKARLDYDVGGSSARYADTYSERLGRSHAGYSGGRSVSGHDPVYSSGRHGMSYGGSASSNDAGGMYSSNFSGSYMSRGSDVGGSSYSSLYSGRNVGSSSGYYGGSGSSSYY